One Streptomyces sp. NBC_00223 genomic window carries:
- the amaP gene encoding alkaline shock response membrane anchor protein AmaP, protein MRTTLNRVLLGLIGLILLFVGLSVLIGGLDLQRHWNFGMPGGWPWTGPKDVLLSAHNRTRYRSHGWWWPVVIAVLAVLMLAALWWLLGQAHRRRVRQIQVDSGDGQGALLRGRALEHVLAAEAESYEGVEWAHATLVGGRGAPEARMVLGLAPHATPREVAASLDSSVLVRARDSAGLDALPAEARLRAVRHRARRVS, encoded by the coding sequence ATGCGCACCACACTCAACCGGGTCCTGCTGGGACTGATCGGCCTGATCCTGCTCTTCGTGGGCCTGTCCGTTCTCATCGGCGGCCTCGACCTCCAGCGCCACTGGAACTTCGGCATGCCCGGCGGGTGGCCGTGGACCGGGCCCAAGGACGTACTGCTGAGCGCCCACAACCGCACCCGCTACCGCTCGCACGGCTGGTGGTGGCCGGTGGTCATCGCCGTGCTCGCCGTCCTGATGCTGGCCGCCCTGTGGTGGCTGCTCGGCCAGGCGCACCGCCGGCGGGTGCGGCAGATCCAGGTGGACAGCGGCGACGGGCAGGGCGCGCTGCTGCGCGGCCGGGCGCTGGAGCACGTGCTGGCCGCGGAGGCCGAGTCGTACGAGGGCGTGGAGTGGGCGCACGCCACGCTGGTCGGCGGACGCGGCGCGCCCGAGGCCCGTATGGTGCTGGGCCTGGCCCCGCACGCCACCCCCAGGGAGGTGGCCGCGAGCCTGGATTCGTCCGTGCTGGTCCGCGCGCGTGACTCGGCCGGTCTTGACGCGCTGCCCGCCGAGGCGAGGCTGCGGGCCGTCAGACACCGGGCCCGCCGGGTGAGTTGA
- a CDS encoding DUF6286 domain-containing protein — MSDTGPVPGPGQEPEPTEQLPTGLGTRTAVPDRQPAGAVQYAPTAEEEGGSAAKRFWSGRRIPAAVTAAVGLGLSGLFLYDVASVRADREAMSWRKTLARELATRHLDNVWIIVGAAVASVLGLWLLLLALTPGERGVLPMARRGSEGVRAGLDRHAAELVLRDRAMEVPGVRWARIGVGRRRIKARANSHFRELDEVREDLTNALDDAVRQLGLARPPRLRVHVRAAEKKA, encoded by the coding sequence GTGAGCGACACCGGACCGGTCCCCGGGCCCGGGCAGGAGCCCGAGCCGACCGAGCAACTCCCCACCGGACTCGGCACGCGGACCGCCGTCCCGGACCGACAGCCCGCGGGCGCGGTGCAGTACGCGCCGACCGCCGAGGAGGAGGGCGGTTCGGCGGCCAAGCGCTTCTGGTCCGGCCGCCGGATCCCCGCCGCCGTCACCGCCGCCGTCGGCCTCGGCCTGTCCGGCCTGTTCCTCTACGACGTGGCCTCCGTGCGCGCCGACCGCGAGGCGATGAGCTGGCGAAAGACCCTCGCGCGTGAACTGGCCACCCGGCACCTGGACAACGTGTGGATCATCGTCGGCGCCGCGGTGGCCTCCGTGCTCGGCCTGTGGCTGCTGCTGCTCGCCCTGACCCCCGGCGAACGCGGAGTGCTCCCCATGGCACGCCGAGGCAGCGAGGGCGTACGGGCCGGGCTCGACCGCCACGCGGCCGAACTCGTGCTGCGCGACCGGGCGATGGAGGTGCCCGGAGTGCGCTGGGCCCGGATCGGCGTCGGCCGGCGCCGGATCAAGGCCCGCGCCAACTCCCACTTCCGTGAACTGGACGAGGTGCGCGAGGACTTGACGAACGCGCTCGACGACGCCGTACGGCAGCTCGGGCTGGCCCGGCCGCCGCGGCTGAGGGTGCATGTCCGAGCGGCCGAGAAGAAGGCGTAG
- a CDS encoding Asp23/Gls24 family envelope stress response protein: MTAALPSQLPPAERGALRIADRVIAKIAAQAAGEALGDAPGAELVPRDATPHASVSVRKGTARLRLSLELGYPADIGAVCGTVRRHVAGRVEALTGLAVPEVAVEVERLHSAVGRKDEGRVQ, translated from the coding sequence ATGACGGCGGCGCTCCCCTCACAACTGCCGCCCGCGGAACGCGGCGCGCTGCGGATCGCGGACCGGGTGATCGCGAAGATCGCCGCACAGGCCGCCGGTGAGGCGCTCGGTGACGCTCCGGGCGCCGAACTGGTCCCGCGCGACGCGACCCCGCACGCCTCGGTGTCCGTCCGCAAGGGCACCGCCCGGCTGCGGCTGTCCCTGGAACTCGGCTACCCCGCCGACATCGGCGCGGTGTGCGGCACCGTACGACGTCATGTCGCCGGCCGGGTCGAGGCGTTGACCGGTCTGGCGGTGCCCGAGGTGGCCGTGGAGGTGGAGCGGCTGCACTCGGCTGTCGGCCGCAAGGACGAGGGAAGGGTGCAGTGA
- a CDS encoding enoyl-CoA hydratase/isomerase family protein, giving the protein MPEDNILLARDGVRLTLDDTVAYVTLSNPAKRNAQSPALWRALAEAGRLLPGQVRVVVLRGEGVSFSAGLDRQAFTPEGFDGEPSFLDLARGSEPELDATVAEYQEAFTWWRRTDLLTVAAVQGHAIGAGFQLALACDLRVCADDVQFAMRETSLGLVPDLTGTKPLTALVGYARALEICVTGRFVRAEEAQATGLANLVVPAAELDAAVKDLVEALLAPPRGAVNETKALLRGAADHSEQQQWAAERAAQGRRLRDLAGLGE; this is encoded by the coding sequence ATGCCCGAAGACAACATCCTGCTCGCACGCGACGGAGTCCGGCTCACCCTGGACGACACCGTCGCGTATGTCACCCTGAGCAATCCGGCCAAGCGCAACGCCCAGTCGCCCGCCCTCTGGCGGGCCCTGGCCGAGGCGGGACGGCTGCTGCCGGGGCAGGTACGGGTCGTGGTGCTGCGCGGCGAGGGCGTGTCCTTCTCCGCGGGGCTCGACCGGCAGGCGTTCACGCCCGAGGGCTTCGACGGTGAGCCGTCGTTCCTCGACCTCGCGCGCGGATCCGAACCGGAGCTGGACGCGACCGTCGCCGAGTACCAGGAGGCGTTCACCTGGTGGCGGCGCACCGACCTGCTCACGGTCGCCGCCGTCCAGGGCCATGCGATCGGCGCCGGATTCCAGCTGGCCCTCGCCTGTGATCTGCGGGTCTGCGCCGACGACGTCCAGTTCGCCATGCGCGAGACCAGCCTCGGTCTGGTGCCCGACCTCACCGGGACCAAGCCGCTGACCGCGCTGGTCGGGTACGCCCGCGCGCTGGAGATCTGCGTCACCGGCCGCTTCGTACGGGCCGAGGAGGCGCAGGCCACCGGGCTGGCGAATCTCGTCGTACCGGCCGCCGAACTCGACGCGGCCGTCAAGGACCTGGTCGAAGCCCTGCTCGCGCCCCCGCGCGGCGCCGTCAACGAGACGAAGGCGCTGCTGCGCGGGGCCGCCGACCACAGCGAGCAGCAGCAGTGGGCGGCCGAGCGTGCCGCCCAGGGCCGCCGGCTGCGCGACCTGGCGGGTCTGGGGGAGTAG
- a CDS encoding Asp23/Gls24 family envelope stress response protein, which translates to MTDNAQHNRPEPEGSSSHSEGRTLDKGSGGGGRKVLGDPATRGRTTIADGVVEKIAGLAARDVVGVHAMGTGLSRTFGAVRDRVPGGNRQQSVTRGVKAEVGEVQTALDLDIVVDYGVSIVDVARAVRENVIAAVERMTGLEVVEVNVAVDDVKLPDEEDDDEREQRVQ; encoded by the coding sequence ATGACTGACAACGCGCAGCACAACAGGCCCGAGCCGGAAGGCTCCTCCTCGCACTCCGAGGGCAGGACGCTCGACAAGGGCAGTGGCGGCGGAGGGCGCAAGGTGCTGGGTGACCCGGCCACCCGCGGCCGTACCACGATCGCCGACGGGGTGGTGGAGAAGATCGCCGGACTCGCCGCCCGCGATGTGGTGGGCGTGCACGCCATGGGCACCGGGCTGTCCCGTACCTTCGGCGCGGTACGCGACCGGGTGCCGGGCGGCAACCGGCAGCAGTCCGTCACCCGTGGGGTCAAGGCGGAGGTCGGCGAGGTGCAGACCGCGCTCGACCTGGACATCGTCGTGGACTACGGCGTCTCGATCGTCGATGTCGCCCGCGCGGTGCGGGAGAACGTCATCGCCGCCGTCGAGCGGATGACCGGCCTTGAGGTCGTGGAGGTCAACGTCGCGGTCGACGACGTGAAGCTTCCCGACGAGGAGGACGACGACGAGCGTGAGCAGCGCGTTCAGTAA
- a CDS encoding helix-turn-helix domain-containing protein, with amino-acid sequence MAETLKKGSRVTGAAREKLAADLKKKYDSGASIRALAEETGRSYGFVHRMLSESGVTLRGRGGATRGKKAATA; translated from the coding sequence GTGGCCGAGACTCTGAAGAAGGGCAGCCGGGTGACCGGCGCCGCGCGCGAGAAGCTCGCGGCAGACCTGAAGAAGAAGTACGACTCCGGTGCGAGCATCCGAGCGCTGGCCGAGGAAACCGGCCGGTCCTATGGATTCGTGCACCGGATGCTCAGCGAGTCCGGTGTGACCCTGCGCGGTCGCGGAGGCGCAACCCGGGGCAAGAAGGCCGCCACGGCCTGA